The Bacillus vallismortis genome window below encodes:
- a CDS encoding LytR family transcriptional regulator, whose protein sequence is MRAEKRKKKRKALLVILAIVAVLVLGTGGYAYYLWHKAASTVASIHESIDKSKKRDKEVNINKKDPFSVLIMGVDERDGDVGRADTLIYMTVNPKTNTTDMVSIPRDTYTKIIGKGTMDKINHSYAYGGTQMTVDTVENFLDVPVDYFIKVNMESFRDVVDTLGGITVNSTFAFSYDGYSFGKGEITLNGKEALAYSRMRKEDPRGDFGRQDRQRQVIQGIINKGANISSITKFGDMFKVVEDNVKTNLTFDDMWDIQSDYKGARKKIEQHELKGQGTKINGIYYYQADETALSNITKKLKENLDS, encoded by the coding sequence ATGAGAGCTGAAAAAAGAAAGAAAAAAAGAAAGGCATTACTTGTCATTTTAGCCATTGTGGCCGTTTTAGTGCTCGGAACAGGCGGCTATGCCTACTACTTATGGCATAAAGCTGCTTCAACTGTGGCAAGTATTCATGAGAGTATTGATAAATCTAAAAAAAGGGATAAAGAGGTCAACATCAATAAAAAAGATCCGTTTTCCGTCTTAATTATGGGTGTGGATGAACGCGACGGAGATGTAGGCCGTGCCGATACGCTCATTTATATGACCGTTAACCCAAAAACGAATACAACTGACATGGTCAGCATTCCGCGAGACACATATACAAAAATTATCGGAAAAGGCACAATGGATAAAATCAACCATTCATACGCATACGGCGGTACGCAGATGACAGTTGATACGGTTGAAAACTTCCTCGATGTTCCGGTTGATTATTTCATAAAAGTGAACATGGAAAGCTTTAGAGACGTTGTTGACACACTTGGCGGCATAACAGTTAACAGCACATTCGCGTTCAGCTATGACGGTTATTCATTCGGAAAAGGTGAAATCACGCTGAACGGCAAAGAGGCGCTCGCCTATAGCCGGATGAGAAAAGAAGATCCAAGAGGCGATTTTGGCCGTCAGGACCGCCAGCGCCAAGTCATCCAAGGAATCATTAATAAAGGCGCGAATATCTCTTCCATTACGAAATTTGGAGATATGTTCAAAGTGGTTGAAGATAATGTGAAAACGAACTTGACCTTTGATGACATGTGGGATATTCAGTCCGACTACAAGGGCGCGCGTAAAAAAATTGAGCAGCACGAACTGAAAGGTCAAGGCACAAAAATCAATGGAATCTACTACTACCAAGCTGATGAAACTGCCCTTTCCAATATCACAAAAAAGCTGAAGGAAAACCTCGATAGCTAA